Proteins found in one Thalassophryne amazonica chromosome 1, fThaAma1.1, whole genome shotgun sequence genomic segment:
- the LOC117513675 gene encoding cardiac phospholamban-like, which produces MERVQHMTKSAIRRASQIEVTPQAKRNLQELFVNFTLILICLLLIYIIVLLSS; this is translated from the coding sequence ATGGAGCGTGTTCAACATATGACCAAGTCCGCCATCCGCCGGGCATCTCAGATCGAAGTCACTCCACAAGCTAAGAGGAACCTGCAGGAGCTCTTCGTCAACTTCACGCTCATTCTCATCTGTCTGTTGCTCATATACATCATCGTCCTGCTGAGCAGCTGA